One Halalkalicoccus sp. NIPERK01 genomic region harbors:
- a CDS encoding tRNA uridine(34) 5-carboxymethylaminomethyl modification radical SAM/GNAT enzyme Elp3: MSTDAEPAESEAFERTCEELVERVLDGEIEREDVESAKLDVCSEFSSPKVPTNGDILARAPAERREEAEAVLRRKPVRTASGVSPVAIMTSPHMCPHGKCLYCPGGPASEFDSSQSYTGHEPAAARGVQNDYDPYGQVTLRLAQLREIGHPVDKVELILMGGTMTARSHDYQEHFVKRALEAMNDFDREDPPEPAEGESFAQDPEEYEFSYLEDVIAENETGSVRNIGTTFETKPDWCDPEQIDRMLRLGGTKVEVGVQTTYERINREMHRGHGAGASIDANRRLRDAAFKVGFHMMPGQPGMSLDMCREDFRQLFSDPNWRPDYLKIYPNLVVRGTRTYDMWRRDEFEPLTNEQAAELVAEIKAMLPKYVRLQRVQRDIPADFIDAGVWKSNLRQLARQRMEEHGWSCDCIRCREVGMNDGEPESVELDVVTYEAAGGTEKFVSFEDLDNDLLVGFCRLRFPGEPVREELRNAALIRELHVYGNELGVGAESDDDWQHKGYGRRLMERAEDLAADAGFGKVSVISGIGAREYYRNKLGYHQDGPYVSKHL, translated from the coding sequence ATGAGCACCGACGCCGAGCCAGCGGAGTCCGAGGCGTTCGAGCGGACCTGCGAGGAACTCGTCGAGCGCGTCCTCGACGGCGAGATCGAACGCGAGGACGTCGAGAGCGCCAAGCTAGATGTCTGTTCTGAGTTCTCCTCGCCGAAGGTGCCGACCAACGGCGACATCCTCGCGAGAGCGCCCGCCGAGCGCCGCGAGGAGGCGGAGGCGGTCCTCCGTCGAAAGCCCGTCCGCACCGCCTCCGGCGTCTCGCCCGTGGCGATCATGACCTCGCCGCACATGTGTCCCCACGGGAAGTGTCTCTACTGTCCGGGCGGTCCGGCGAGCGAGTTCGACAGCTCACAGAGCTACACGGGTCACGAACCCGCCGCCGCCCGCGGCGTCCAGAACGACTACGACCCCTACGGACAGGTCACGCTCCGGCTGGCCCAACTGCGCGAGATCGGCCACCCCGTCGACAAGGTCGAACTCATCCTGATGGGCGGGACGATGACCGCGAGAAGCCACGACTACCAGGAACACTTCGTCAAGCGAGCCCTCGAAGCGATGAACGACTTCGACCGGGAGGACCCGCCCGAACCCGCGGAGGGCGAGAGCTTCGCGCAGGACCCCGAGGAGTACGAGTTTTCGTACCTGGAGGACGTGATCGCCGAGAACGAGACGGGCAGTGTCAGAAACATCGGGACGACCTTCGAGACGAAGCCCGACTGGTGCGACCCCGAACAGATCGACCGGATGCTCCGGCTCGGGGGGACGAAGGTCGAGGTCGGCGTCCAGACCACCTACGAGCGCATCAATCGGGAGATGCACCGCGGCCACGGAGCGGGGGCGAGCATCGACGCCAACCGCCGACTGCGCGACGCGGCGTTCAAGGTCGGCTTCCACATGATGCCCGGCCAGCCCGGCATGAGCCTCGACATGTGCCGGGAGGACTTCCGTCAGCTGTTTTCGGACCCGAACTGGCGGCCCGACTACCTCAAGATCTACCCCAACCTCGTCGTCCGGGGCACCCGCACGTACGACATGTGGCGACGCGACGAGTTCGAACCCCTCACGAACGAGCAGGCCGCCGAACTCGTCGCGGAGATCAAGGCCATGTTACCGAAGTACGTCCGCCTTCAACGTGTGCAGCGGGACATCCCCGCCGACTTCATCGACGCGGGCGTCTGGAAGTCGAACCTCCGCCAACTCGCGCGCCAGCGCATGGAGGAACACGGCTGGAGCTGTGACTGCATCCGATGTCGCGAGGTCGGGATGAACGACGGCGAGCCCGAGTCGGTCGAACTCGACGTCGTGACCTACGAGGCGGCCGGCGGCACGGAGAAGTTCGTCAGTTTCGAGGACCTCGACAACGACCTCCTCGTCGGGTTCTGTCGGCTCCGGTTCCCGGGGGAGCCGGTACGAGAGGAGCTACGGAACGCCGCGTTGATCCGCGAACTCCACGTCTACGGCAACGAACTGGGGGTCGGTGCCGAAAGCGACGACGACTGGCAGCACAAGGGCTACGGCCGGCGGCTGATGGAGCGCGCGGAGGACCTCGCGGCGGACGCCGGCTTCGGGAAGGTGAGCGTCATCTCGGGCATCGGCGCGCGCGAGTACTACCGGAACAAACTCGGCTATCACCAGGACGGGCCGTACGTCTCGAAGCACCTCTGA
- a CDS encoding DUF4013 domain-containing protein, translating to MISEAINYLKESDDAATTVLLGGVLTLFGFLLVPLFAVAGYLVRVLDRTAKGDDEPPVFDDWGELIVDGLKASAITFVYALVPTVVLIGFMASGGLLSASGSDVLGAIGGIGIFLGLLVWLALTLAVAYAVPAALANFAETRRVGAGFEWATMRRVLVDRTYATGWLTAFAIVFAGAIVSSLLNMVPLLGFIASAFVGFYVAVAAYYVIGHTWGEIQHPPVRERPEVSGQAEI from the coding sequence ATGATCTCGGAGGCGATCAACTACCTCAAAGAGAGCGACGACGCCGCCACGACGGTGCTCCTCGGTGGAGTCCTGACGCTGTTCGGGTTCCTGCTCGTCCCGCTGTTCGCGGTCGCGGGCTACCTCGTGCGGGTGCTGGACCGAACCGCTAAGGGCGACGACGAACCCCCGGTCTTCGACGACTGGGGCGAACTGATCGTCGACGGCCTGAAGGCGAGTGCGATCACGTTCGTCTACGCGCTCGTACCCACGGTCGTCCTGATCGGGTTCATGGCGAGCGGCGGCCTGCTGAGCGCGAGCGGCAGCGACGTGCTGGGCGCGATCGGCGGCATCGGGATCTTCCTGGGCCTGCTGGTCTGGCTCGCGTTGACCCTGGCCGTCGCCTACGCCGTCCCCGCCGCGCTGGCGAACTTCGCCGAAACCCGCCGCGTCGGCGCGGGCTTCGAGTGGGCGACCATGCGACGGGTGCTCGTCGACAGGACCTACGCGACCGGCTGGCTGACCGCCTTCGCGATCGTCTTCGCCGGCGCGATCGTTTCGAGCCTGCTCAACATGGTCCCCCTGCTCGGGTTCATCGCGAGCGCGTTCGTGGGCTTCTACGTCGCCGTGGCGGCCTACTACGTCATCGGCCACACCTGGGGCGAGATCCAACACCCGCCCGTCCGGGAGCGTCCCGAGGTCAGCGGTCAGGCCGAGATCTGA
- a CDS encoding HVO_2922 family protein: MGEETLFESTAERTRGEIAAYLRALAAEFDSDGPVTFRDGEYALAATPPERATFDVEVERESENGESELQVELEIEWDESQESSAERIDEPSEPDVGIQFAPDSEERPEPSQGRFEVYRDRAGEWRWRLVHRNGNIIADGGEGYSSKHNAIKGLRSVQHNAPGAGIEDVE; this comes from the coding sequence ATGGGAGAGGAGACCCTTTTCGAGTCCACAGCCGAGCGCACCCGCGGGGAGATCGCGGCCTACCTCAGGGCGCTCGCCGCGGAGTTCGATTCCGACGGCCCCGTGACGTTCCGCGACGGCGAGTACGCGCTCGCGGCGACGCCTCCCGAGCGCGCCACGTTCGACGTCGAGGTCGAACGCGAGTCCGAGAACGGGGAGAGCGAACTGCAGGTCGAACTCGAAATCGAGTGGGACGAGAGCCAGGAGTCGAGCGCCGAACGGATCGACGAACCGTCGGAACCCGACGTCGGGATCCAGTTCGCGCCCGACTCCGAGGAGCGTCCCGAACCGAGCCAGGGTCGCTTCGAGGTCTATCGGGACAGGGCGGGCGAGTGGCGCTGGCGGCTGGTGCATCGAAACGGCAACATCATCGCCGACGGCGGCGAGGGCTATTCGAGCAAGCACAACGCGATCAAGGGGCTCCGGAGCGTCCAGCACAACGCCCCCGGCGCCGGGATCGAGGACGTGGAGTGA
- a CDS encoding SHOCT domain-containing protein produces MNETPADRLRENATAVASTVVTGVWLAALLTGQGWWLGALILGYVVVVPVVALLFGDEDDREEWWDDWVGDSDWEGWWDDIWSDGERDEPGGVESNRDALETLRYRYARGDLTDEQFERKLERLLETDTLESVEDRKRARERLHER; encoded by the coding sequence ATGAACGAAACCCCGGCCGACCGCCTGCGCGAGAACGCGACGGCGGTCGCCTCCACGGTGGTCACGGGGGTGTGGCTCGCGGCGTTGCTCACCGGCCAGGGCTGGTGGCTCGGGGCGTTGATCCTCGGCTACGTGGTCGTCGTCCCGGTCGTCGCCTTGCTCTTCGGCGACGAGGACGACCGCGAGGAGTGGTGGGACGACTGGGTGGGCGACTCCGACTGGGAGGGGTGGTGGGACGACATCTGGAGCGACGGCGAGAGGGACGAACCCGGCGGCGTCGAGTCGAACCGTGACGCCCTCGAAACGCTTCGCTACCGCTACGCACGGGGCGACCTCACCGACGAACAGTTCGAGCGGAAACTCGAACGACTGCTCGAGACCGATACCCTCGAGAGCGTCGAGGACCGAAAGCGAGCACGCGAGCGTCTCCACGAGCGGTAG
- the rqcH gene encoding ribosome rescue protein RqcH, which yields MDQKRELTSIDLAALVGELNEYGGAKVDKAYLYGDDFLRLKLRDFDRGRVELLIEVGDVKRAHVAVPEHVPDAPGRPPDFAKMLRNRLSGADFASVSQYEFDRILRFEFEREDGNTTIIAELFGEGNVAACDETRHVIDSLETIRLKSRTVAPGSRYQFPDSRVNPLEVDEEGFVALMRESDTDLVRTLATQLNLGGLYAEEVCTRAGVEKTVAIEDASDEQFDRLYDALSRLAAEVREKRFDPRVYRDEDELVDVTPIALEEHADLESSSYDRFNEALDDYFFELDTTEDEETDTSPEFDEEIERKKRIIDQQEGAIEGFERQAAEERERAELVYANYGTVDEVLTTIRNALEEGRSWDEIEATFERGKEEGIEAAERVSGFDPENGMVTVDLGEATASLEVRSGVEKNADRLYTEAKRIEEKKAGAEEAIAETREELETLRERKRRWEEGDAGDGETDADDEPAEIDWLSRASIPVRKSEEWYEDFRWFHTSDGFLVIGGRNADQNEALVKKYLDRGDRFFHTQAHGGPVTVLKATGPSEPAKEVEFPESSIHEAAQFAVSYSSVWKEGRFADDAYSVTPDQVSKTPESGEYIEKGGFVIRGDRTYHRDVEVGVAVGITCEPTTRVIGGPPSAIVPRAETAVEVEPGRYAQNDMAKMLYREFRERFADTSFVRKVASPDLIQEFLPAGGSRMVEE from the coding sequence ATGGACCAGAAACGGGAGCTGACCAGCATCGATCTGGCGGCGCTGGTCGGCGAACTGAACGAGTACGGGGGCGCGAAGGTCGACAAGGCCTACCTCTACGGCGACGATTTCCTCCGGTTGAAACTCCGGGACTTCGACCGCGGTCGGGTGGAGTTGCTGATCGAGGTCGGCGACGTGAAACGCGCCCACGTCGCCGTTCCCGAACACGTCCCCGACGCGCCGGGGCGCCCACCCGATTTCGCGAAGATGCTTCGAAACCGGCTGTCGGGCGCGGATTTCGCCAGCGTCTCCCAGTACGAGTTCGACCGCATCCTCCGCTTCGAGTTCGAACGCGAGGACGGGAACACGACGATCATCGCCGAACTGTTCGGCGAGGGCAACGTCGCCGCGTGCGACGAGACGCGCCACGTCATCGACTCGCTCGAGACCATCCGACTGAAATCCCGCACCGTCGCGCCCGGCTCGCGCTATCAGTTCCCCGACTCGCGGGTCAACCCGCTGGAGGTCGACGAGGAGGGGTTCGTCGCGCTGATGCGCGAGTCGGACACCGACCTCGTGCGAACGCTCGCGACCCAGCTCAACCTCGGGGGGCTCTACGCGGAAGAGGTCTGTACCCGCGCGGGCGTCGAGAAGACCGTCGCTATCGAGGACGCGAGCGACGAGCAGTTCGACCGGCTCTACGACGCCCTCTCGCGGCTCGCCGCGGAAGTACGGGAAAAGCGATTCGACCCGCGGGTCTACCGGGACGAGGACGAACTGGTCGACGTGACACCCATCGCGCTGGAGGAACACGCCGACCTCGAGAGCAGTTCGTACGACCGGTTCAACGAGGCGCTCGACGACTACTTCTTCGAACTCGACACGACCGAGGACGAGGAGACTGACACGAGCCCCGAGTTCGACGAGGAGATCGAACGAAAGAAGCGGATCATCGACCAGCAGGAGGGCGCGATCGAGGGGTTCGAACGGCAGGCCGCAGAGGAGCGCGAGCGCGCCGAACTCGTCTACGCGAACTACGGGACCGTCGACGAGGTCCTGACGACGATCCGAAACGCGCTGGAGGAGGGCCGAAGCTGGGACGAGATCGAGGCGACCTTCGAGCGAGGGAAGGAGGAGGGGATCGAGGCCGCCGAACGCGTCTCGGGGTTCGACCCCGAGAACGGCATGGTGACGGTCGATCTGGGCGAGGCGACCGCCTCGCTCGAGGTCCGCTCGGGCGTCGAGAAGAACGCCGATCGCCTCTACACCGAGGCCAAACGGATCGAGGAGAAGAAGGCGGGCGCCGAGGAGGCCATCGCCGAGACCCGCGAGGAACTCGAAACGCTCCGCGAGCGCAAACGGCGGTGGGAGGAGGGCGACGCGGGAGATGGGGAGACGGACGCGGACGACGAACCCGCGGAGATCGACTGGCTCTCGCGGGCGTCGATCCCCGTTCGCAAGAGCGAGGAGTGGTACGAGGACTTTCGCTGGTTCCACACGAGCGACGGCTTTCTCGTCATCGGCGGCCGCAACGCCGACCAGAACGAGGCGCTCGTCAAGAAGTACCTCGACCGGGGCGATCGCTTCTTCCACACGCAGGCCCACGGCGGCCCCGTCACGGTCCTGAAGGCGACGGGGCCGAGCGAACCCGCGAAGGAGGTCGAGTTCCCCGAATCGAGCATCCACGAGGCCGCGCAGTTCGCGGTGTCGTACTCGTCGGTCTGGAAGGAGGGTCGCTTCGCGGACGACGCCTACTCCGTCACCCCGGATCAGGTCTCGAAGACGCCCGAGAGCGGCGAGTACATCGAGAAGGGCGGGTTCGTGATCCGCGGCGACCGGACCTACCACCGGGACGTCGAGGTCGGCGTCGCCGTCGGCATCACCTGCGAGCCGACCACGCGGGTGATCGGCGGGCCGCCCTCGGCGATCGTCCCGCGGGCCGAGACCGCAGTCGAAGTCGAACCCGGCCGCTACGCCCAGAACGACATGGCGAAGATGCTCTACCGGGAGTTCCGCGAGCGCTTCGCCGACACCTCGTTCGTCCGCAAGGTCGCGAGTCCCGACCTGATCCAGGAGTTCCTGCCCGCGGGCGGCAGCCGGATGGTCGAGGAGTGA
- a CDS encoding DUF4013 domain-containing protein, with protein sequence MLGDAIEYPARGEDALTTLLVGGLLPVLSAMIGFVGLVLSVVLVGIAVLPLALVPGLALFGYYVAVLRRVTAGDPDPPRFRDWRRLLVDGVRFVAVSVAYAVPLVVLAGAFLGVVAASEAAVGNAAAETVAAVAAAATALLAAGYLLVYAYLQPLALANLAREDRLGAAFDLDTLRRAGLSKAYAVAWLLAALVWVVGGALEGALWIVLVGLFVGFYADVARYYLYGRGLRRALSDGDTDAPESTEPADPFVPATESVAAPFDARTIPVIEEQDSFATRTGDRDTERGWPDWESDER encoded by the coding sequence ATGCTAGGCGACGCGATCGAGTACCCCGCCCGCGGCGAGGACGCGCTCACGACGCTGCTCGTCGGCGGGCTGTTGCCGGTGCTTTCGGCGATGATCGGGTTCGTCGGACTCGTCCTCTCGGTCGTCCTCGTCGGCATCGCGGTCCTCCCGCTGGCGTTAGTGCCGGGGCTCGCCCTGTTCGGCTACTACGTCGCGGTCCTCCGCCGGGTGACCGCCGGCGACCCCGACCCGCCGCGGTTCCGTGACTGGAGGCGACTGCTCGTCGACGGCGTTCGGTTCGTCGCGGTCAGCGTCGCCTACGCCGTTCCCCTGGTCGTCCTCGCGGGGGCGTTCCTCGGGGTGGTTGCCGCGAGCGAGGCCGCGGTGGGGAACGCCGCGGCCGAGACGGTCGCCGCCGTCGCCGCCGCGGCGACCGCGCTGCTCGCGGCGGGCTACCTGCTCGTCTACGCCTACCTCCAGCCGCTCGCGCTCGCGAACCTCGCACGGGAGGACCGGCTGGGGGCGGCGTTCGACCTCGACACCCTCAGGAGGGCCGGCCTCTCGAAGGCGTACGCCGTCGCGTGGCTGCTCGCGGCGCTGGTCTGGGTCGTCGGCGGCGCGCTCGAGGGGGCGCTGTGGATCGTCCTCGTGGGGCTGTTCGTCGGCTTCTACGCCGACGTCGCCCGCTACTACCTCTACGGTCGCGGGCTTCGGCGGGCGCTCTCGGACGGCGACACCGACGCGCCCGAATCGACGGAACCGGCCGACCCGTTCGTCCCCGCGACCGAAAGCGTGGCGGCGCCGTTCGACGCGAGGACGATCCCGGTGATCGAGGAGCAGGACTCCTTTGCGACCCGCACCGGGGACCGCGACACCGAACGGGGCTGGCCGGACTGGGAGAGCGACGAGCGCTGA
- a CDS encoding DUF4013 domain-containing protein, whose product MAERLAFLRGGHAEEALLVGWICLLAHSLFVPVLPLVPALGYLVAVARATIDDESALPPVDLRALVSDGAAASAVCLGYGLVPLAVGAVTVSLASGTAVDPTGGASPLFLLGSTTTLFVVLAGLYALPIALCASARGGIRAALPGRPFLRVAGHAAYFVGWTGGVVLFALGVAAGGVVERLPVAGPVLAPLVRWVVVLAATRRLAAAYRAAR is encoded by the coding sequence ATGGCCGAGCGACTCGCGTTCCTCCGGGGCGGGCACGCCGAGGAGGCGCTGCTGGTCGGGTGGATCTGTCTGCTCGCCCACTCGCTTTTCGTCCCGGTGCTCCCGCTCGTGCCCGCGCTCGGCTATCTCGTCGCCGTCGCGCGGGCGACCATCGACGACGAGTCGGCGCTGCCGCCGGTCGACCTGCGCGCGCTCGTCTCGGACGGCGCGGCCGCGAGCGCGGTCTGTCTGGGCTACGGGCTGGTCCCGCTCGCGGTCGGCGCGGTCACCGTCTCGCTGGCGAGCGGAACGGCGGTCGACCCGACGGGCGGGGCCTCGCCCCTCTTCCTGCTCGGGTCGACGACGACGCTGTTCGTCGTCCTCGCGGGGCTGTACGCCCTCCCGATCGCGCTGTGTGCCTCCGCCCGCGGCGGAATTCGGGCCGCGCTGCCCGGTCGCCCGTTTCTCCGGGTCGCGGGCCACGCCGCCTACTTCGTCGGCTGGACGGGCGGCGTGGTGCTGTTCGCGCTCGGGGTCGCCGCCGGCGGCGTCGTCGAACGCCTGCCGGTAGCGGGCCCGGTCCTCGCGCCGCTCGTCCGGTGGGTCGTCGTCCTCGCGGCGACTCGACGGCTCGCGGCCGCCTATCGGGCCGCCCGGTGA
- a CDS encoding mRNA surveillance protein pelota has product MRIKSRQRVEGGKERLTLVPEHLDDLWHLTYVLEPGDLVSADTTRRIQRNDDQMRDTGGEREPMRATIAVEDVEFHKFANRLRVGGEITWASREDQIGHHHTLNVEEHDEIEVEKVLKADQRERLEEAEESSENPDVAIVTVEEGEAHIHTVAQYGTEERATLTGPTGKGEFARARSELFSQIADALSRMDVDAIILAGPGFTKQDAYDYIAENTQDLADLITTVDTSGVGDRGVHEVLKRGAVEDVQAETRIAREAELIDELTRRMAEGAKAAYGVDEVAEASEFGAVETLLITDERLREERAGSGEWSLDVNDLITGVERKGGDVVVFSSEFDPAKQLKNLGGVAALLRYRLG; this is encoded by the coding sequence ATGCGGATCAAGAGCCGACAGCGCGTCGAGGGCGGCAAGGAGCGCCTCACGCTCGTGCCCGAGCACCTCGACGACCTCTGGCATCTCACCTACGTCCTCGAACCCGGCGACCTCGTCTCCGCGGACACCACCCGCCGGATCCAGCGAAACGACGATCAGATGCGCGATACGGGCGGCGAGCGCGAACCCATGCGCGCGACGATCGCCGTCGAGGACGTCGAGTTCCACAAGTTCGCGAACCGTCTCCGGGTGGGCGGGGAGATCACGTGGGCCTCCCGCGAGGACCAGATCGGCCACCACCACACGCTCAACGTCGAGGAACACGACGAGATCGAGGTCGAGAAAGTGCTGAAGGCGGATCAACGGGAACGCTTGGAGGAGGCCGAGGAGTCGAGCGAGAACCCCGACGTGGCGATCGTCACCGTCGAGGAGGGCGAAGCCCACATCCACACCGTCGCCCAGTACGGCACCGAGGAGCGGGCGACCCTCACCGGCCCGACCGGCAAGGGCGAGTTCGCCCGTGCCCGTTCGGAACTCTTCTCACAGATCGCCGACGCCCTCTCGCGGATGGACGTCGACGCGATCATCCTCGCGGGGCCGGGCTTCACCAAACAGGACGCCTACGACTACATCGCGGAGAACACGCAGGACCTCGCCGACCTGATCACGACCGTCGACACCTCGGGGGTCGGGGATCGCGGCGTCCACGAGGTACTGAAGCGGGGAGCGGTCGAGGACGTCCAGGCCGAGACGCGCATCGCCCGCGAGGCCGAGTTGATCGACGAGTTGACCCGGCGGATGGCCGAGGGCGCGAAGGCCGCCTACGGGGTCGACGAGGTCGCGGAGGCCTCGGAGTTCGGCGCGGTCGAGACCCTACTGATCACCGACGAGCGCCTGCGCGAGGAGCGCGCGGGTTCGGGCGAGTGGAGTTTGGATGTGAACGACCTCATCACCGGGGTCGAGCGGAAGGGCGGCGACGTGGTCGTCTTCTCCAGCGAGTTCGACCCCGCGAAGCAGTTGAAGAACCTCGGGGGCGTGGCGGCCCTGTTGCGCTATCGTCTGGGGTGA
- a CDS encoding 2Fe-2S iron-sulfur cluster-binding protein, with protein MGETTHRAEILVPEDADSDRAGETVEIEVGEDDYVLAAARDEGLWLPADCQQGWCTTCAAELLEGEVDQSDAKRYYESDEEAGMILPCTAKPRSDLRIRSHQQREMLEHRAENDNPPGKAKLD; from the coding sequence ATGGGAGAGACGACGCACCGCGCCGAGATCCTCGTGCCGGAGGACGCCGACTCGGATCGGGCGGGCGAGACCGTCGAGATCGAGGTCGGCGAGGACGACTACGTGCTCGCCGCGGCGCGGGACGAAGGCCTGTGGCTCCCGGCGGACTGCCAGCAGGGCTGGTGTACGACCTGCGCGGCCGAACTGCTGGAGGGGGAGGTCGACCAGTCCGACGCGAAACGCTACTACGAGTCCGACGAGGAGGCGGGCATGATCCTGCCGTGTACCGCCAAGCCCCGGTCCGACCTGCGGATACGCTCCCACCAGCAGCGGGAGATGCTCGAACACCGCGCCGAGAACGACAACCCGCCGGGGAAGGCGAAACTCGATTAG
- a CDS encoding MBL fold metallo-hydrolase, whose translation MRVTFLGTGSAMPTGERFQTGLLLEGDEGTLLVDCGSGALHGLARTGVGYEGVSSVLLTHHHLDHVADLMPLMKARWLAGEEHLEIAGPQGTKALVDGLLDVHEYMQDRLDLTVREVGPYGFGIAGFDVEGYETRHSMYCLAYRFGEAAASGAEGSGDDSRGVFTFSGDSDAFEGLANFAEGSAVLVHDCSFPDDVDVSGHPTPSQLGEALSGHEIGRVYLTHLYPHTDGRHDEMLESIAEAYDGDVRVAEDGLSVTIS comes from the coding sequence ATGAGAGTCACCTTCCTCGGCACCGGCAGCGCGATGCCGACCGGCGAACGGTTTCAGACCGGGTTGCTGCTCGAGGGCGACGAGGGTACGTTGCTCGTCGACTGCGGGAGCGGTGCGCTCCACGGACTCGCGCGCACGGGCGTCGGCTACGAGGGGGTCTCCTCCGTCCTGTTGACCCACCACCACCTCGATCACGTCGCGGACCTCATGCCCCTGATGAAGGCCCGGTGGCTCGCCGGCGAGGAACACCTCGAGATCGCCGGCCCGCAGGGGACGAAGGCTCTGGTCGACGGCCTGCTGGACGTCCACGAGTACATGCAGGACCGTCTCGACCTCACCGTCCGGGAGGTCGGCCCCTACGGCTTCGGGATCGCGGGCTTCGACGTCGAGGGCTACGAGACGCGCCACTCGATGTACTGTCTGGCCTACCGGTTCGGGGAGGCCGCCGCGTCGGGGGCGGAAGGCAGCGGAGACGACTCCCGCGGCGTGTTCACGTTCAGCGGCGACAGCGACGCCTTCGAGGGACTGGCGAACTTCGCCGAGGGGTCGGCGGTGCTCGTCCACGACTGTTCGTTTCCCGACGACGTCGACGTCTCCGGCCATCCGACCCCGTCGCAACTGGGCGAGGCCCTTTCGGGCCACGAGATCGGTCGTGTCTACCTCACGCACCTCTACCCCCACACGGACGGGCGTCACGACGAGATGCTCGAGTCTATCGCCGAAGCCTACGACGGCGACGTGCGCGTCGCGGAGGACGGCCTGAGCGTGACGATCAGCTAA